From the genome of Mycobacterium kansasii ATCC 12478:
CCACCGCCTTGTCCAGCTCGGTGTCTCGGCATAGCACCGAGATGCGGATCTCCGACGTGGAGATCAGATCGATGTTCACCCCGACCGCGGCCAGCGCCTCACAGAACGTCGCTGTCACCCCGGGATGGCTGCGCATGCCCGCCCCGATCAGCGACAGCTTGCCGATGTGATCGTCGTAGAGCACCTGGGCGAAGCCGATCTCGTCTTTGAGCGAGTCCAGCTTGGCCACCGCGGTCGGCCCGACGTCACGCGAGCAGGTGAAGGTGATGTCGGTCTTGCCATCCTCGATCTTGGACACGTTCTGCAGCACCATGTCGATGTTCACCTCGGCGTCGGCGATGGCGCGGAACACCTTGGCCGCATATCCGGGGATGTCGGGCAGCCCGACAATGGTCACCTTGGCTTCGCTGCGGTCGTGCGCGACTCCGGTCAGGATGGGGTCTTCCATGGGTACGTCCTTGATCGATCCGACGACGACGGTGCCCGGCCTGTCCGAATACGACGAGCGGACGTGCACCGGAATGTTGTAGCGGCGGGCGTATTCCACACAGCGCAGCATCAGTACCTTGGCGCCGCAGGCCGCCATCTCGAGCATCTCTTCGAACGTGACCGTGTCCAGCTTGCGCGCGTTGTGCACGATTCGCGGATCGGCGGTGAAGATGCCGTCGACGTCGGTGTAGATCTCACAGACGTCGGCGCGCAGCGCGGCCGCCAGGGCGACCGCGGTGGTGTCCGAGCCGCCGCGGCCCAGGGTGGTGACGTCGCGGGTGTCCTGGCTGACGCCTTGGAATCCGGCGACCAGAACGATGCGGCCTTCGTCGAGCGCGGCCCGCACCCGCCCCGGGGTGACGTCGATGATCTTGGCGTTGCCGTGCGTGCCGGTGGTGATCACCCCGGCCTGCGAACCGGTGAACGACCGGGCCTGGGCGCCCAGCGATTCGATCGCCATGGCCACCAGCGCGTTGGAGATGCGCTCACCGGCGGTCAGCAGCATGTCGAGCTCGCGCGGCGGCGGGACCGGACACACCTGCTGGGCCAGGTCCAGCAGGTCGTCGGTGGTGTCGCCCATCGCGGAGACGACGACCACTACGTCGTTGCCCTGCTTCCTGGTCTCGACGATGCGTTCGGCGACCCGGCGAATCCGGTCGGCATCGGCCACCGAGGATCCGCCGTACTTCTGCACGACGAGCGCCACTGATCTTTTCCTGTCTTGATTGGCCCGGGTCTGAGTCCACAACAGGATACGTGGACGCGCATCTCAATTTTATGGGCGATGCCCGCGGGCGACCCGGGCCCGTCGGGTGTGAGCCGACGGCTTCGAAGGTGAGCCCACGGCGTCGAGCGTGAGGCCACGGGGTCGAGCGTGAACCGACCCTTTCGAGCGCGAACCCAGGGCGGAACTTCCGCAATTTCACCGCCCGCGGCGCACGCTCGAGGCCGTCAGCGCACACTCGGCGTCAGTCGATGCGACCGGTTTTGGTGAGCCGGCCGGTAGCGGTAGAGTGCACAACGTGCAGCGGGTGCTCCTCCTCGGACGCCGCGACGGGGTCTGATCCAGACCGGCTTCCCGTCGCGGGACGTTCGCGACTGCGCCGGTCTGAGGTTCCTTCTCACAACCCCGGAGCAACTACCGTGACCAATCCTGATACACCCGACGCGTATCGATCGGCCCGAACCGTCATCAAACCTTCCGGCCCACCGCGACCCGGCCAGCCCGCGTGGAATCCGCAGCGGGGAACCTCGATGCCGGTCCACCGGTACCGGCCCTTCGCCGAAGAAGTCGAGCCCATCCGCCTCGCCGATCGCAGTTGGCCGGACCGCGTCATCACCCACGCCCCGTTGTGGTGCGCAGTGGATCTGCGCGACGGCAACCAGGCGCTGATCGACCCGATGAGCCCGGCCCGCAAGCGCCGCATGTTCGACCTGCTGGTCCGCATGGGCTACAAGGAGATCGAGGTCGGGTTCCCGTCGGCCAGCCAGACCGACTTCGACTTCGTCCGCGAGATCATCGAGCAGGGCGCCATTCCCGACGACGTCACCATCCAGGTGCTGACCCAATGCCGTCCCGAACTGATCGAGCGCACCTTCGAGGCGTGTCAGGGTGCCGCCAAGGCGATCGTGCATTTCTACAACTCGACGTCGATCCTGCAGCGCCGGGTGGTGTTCAAAGCCGACCGGGCCGCGGTGCAGGCCATCGCCGTCGACGGCGCCCGCAAGTGCGTCGAAGAGGCAGCCAAATATCCCGGCACGCAATGGCGTTTCGAGTACTCGCCGGAGTCCTACACCGGCACCGAGCTCGAATACGCCAAACAGGTCTGCGACGCCGTCGGCGAAATCATCCGGCCGACGCCGGACAACCCGATCATCTTCAACCTGCCCGCCACCGTCGAGATGGCCACACCCAACGTCTACGCCGACTCGATCGAGTGGATGAGCCACAACCTGGCCAACCGCGACTCCGTCATTCTGAGCCTGCATCCGCACAACGACCGCGGAACAGCCGTCGCCGCAGCCGAATTGGGCTACCAGGCCGGCGCCGACCGGATCGAGGGCTGCCTGTTCGGCAACGGCGAGCGCACCGGCAACGTCTGCCTGGTGACGTTGGGGCTGAACCTGTTCTCCCGCGGCGTGGACCCACAGATCGACTTCTCCAACATCGACGAGATCCGGCGCACGGTGGAGTACTGCAACCAGCTGCCGGTGCACGAGCGGCACCCCTACGGCGGCGACCTGGTCTACACCGCGTTCTCCGGCAGCCACCAGGACGCCATCAACAAGGGCCTCGACGCAATGAAGTTCGACGCCGACGCCGCCGACACCGACGTTGACGACATGCTGTGGCAAGTTCCCTATCTGCCGATCGACCCGCGTGATGTCGGCCGGACCTACGAGGCGGTGATCCGCGTCAATTCACAGTCCGGCAAGGGCGGGGTGGCCTACATCATGAAGGCCGACCACGGGCTGGTCTTGCCACGAAGGCTGCAGATCGAGTTCTCGCAGGTGATTCAGAAGATCAGCGAGGGTGAGGGCGGCGAGGTCTCGCCCAAGGAGATGTGGGACGCGTTCGCGCAGGAGTATCTGGCCCCGGTGCGGCCGCTGGAGCGGGTAAAGCAGCACATCGATGTCGTCGAGGAAGAAAGCGGCACCACCAGCATCACCGCCACGGTCAAGATCGATGGGGTGGAGACCGAGGTGACCGGCACCGGCAACGGACCGCTGGCCGCTTTCGTCCACGCGCTGGGTGACGTCGGGTTCGACGTCGCCGTGCTCGATTACTCCGAACACGCGATGAGCGCCGGCGACGATGCTCAGGCCGCGGCGTATGTCGAGGCTTCGGTGGGGGGCCGGACCGTCTGGGGTGTGGGCATTGCGCCGTCGATCACCACCGCGTCGCTGCGTGCCGTGGTGTCGGCAATCAACCGGGCATCTCGCTGACTCGCTGCCGCTAAGGCGGCAGAAGACCATGAGCTGGACGAATCAGCTGGAAGCCCCGGGCGTGCCGTTAGCGCCGTGCTCGCCGGGGTCGCCCGGAGCTCCGGGGTCACCCTCGGGGCCAATTATTCTACCGATACCGACCCGACCAGGTTCACCCGCGGCACCCCCGGAACCGCCGGCAGCTCCGGCACCCGCGGCACCGCCCGCGCCGTGGCTCCCCGGCTGACCGAACGGTCCACCCGCTCCGCCGGCACCGCCATCACCGCCGTTGCCGCCGGCACCGCCGGCAC
Proteins encoded in this window:
- the leuA gene encoding 2-isopropylmalate synthase, with the translated sequence MTNPDTPDAYRSARTVIKPSGPPRPGQPAWNPQRGTSMPVHRYRPFAEEVEPIRLADRSWPDRVITHAPLWCAVDLRDGNQALIDPMSPARKRRMFDLLVRMGYKEIEVGFPSASQTDFDFVREIIEQGAIPDDVTIQVLTQCRPELIERTFEACQGAAKAIVHFYNSTSILQRRVVFKADRAAVQAIAVDGARKCVEEAAKYPGTQWRFEYSPESYTGTELEYAKQVCDAVGEIIRPTPDNPIIFNLPATVEMATPNVYADSIEWMSHNLANRDSVILSLHPHNDRGTAVAAAELGYQAGADRIEGCLFGNGERTGNVCLVTLGLNLFSRGVDPQIDFSNIDEIRRTVEYCNQLPVHERHPYGGDLVYTAFSGSHQDAINKGLDAMKFDADAADTDVDDMLWQVPYLPIDPRDVGRTYEAVIRVNSQSGKGGVAYIMKADHGLVLPRRLQIEFSQVIQKISEGEGGEVSPKEMWDAFAQEYLAPVRPLERVKQHIDVVEEESGTTSITATVKIDGVETEVTGTGNGPLAAFVHALGDVGFDVAVLDYSEHAMSAGDDAQAAAYVEASVGGRTVWGVGIAPSITTASLRAVVSAINRASR
- a CDS encoding aspartate kinase, with translation MALVVQKYGGSSVADADRIRRVAERIVETRKQGNDVVVVVSAMGDTTDDLLDLAQQVCPVPPPRELDMLLTAGERISNALVAMAIESLGAQARSFTGSQAGVITTGTHGNAKIIDVTPGRVRAALDEGRIVLVAGFQGVSQDTRDVTTLGRGGSDTTAVALAAALRADVCEIYTDVDGIFTADPRIVHNARKLDTVTFEEMLEMAACGAKVLMLRCVEYARRYNIPVHVRSSYSDRPGTVVVGSIKDVPMEDPILTGVAHDRSEAKVTIVGLPDIPGYAAKVFRAIADAEVNIDMVLQNVSKIEDGKTDITFTCSRDVGPTAVAKLDSLKDEIGFAQVLYDDHIGKLSLIGAGMRSHPGVTATFCEALAAVGVNIDLISTSEIRISVLCRDTELDKAVVALHEAFGLGGDEEATVYAGTGR